TGAGACCGTCGGGAATTTCGACCGGCGTGTCGTCGATTGTCAGCTTCGGCATCTTGCTTCAGTCCGCGTGCGCGATGGCGGGTTTGGGCGGAGTCGCGGCGGCGTGAGCGCGGCCGTCGACGGCGCTGAGCGCCGCGCCGCTTTCCTTGAACGGGCAGCGGCCCAGCCGCACGTGATCCTCGAACTCGGAGCGGAACTTGGGGAGGAAGCTCTTCACCGGCATCGAGAGGCTGTCGGCGAGCACGCAGATCGTGTTGCCCTCCATATTAGTGGCAACGCTCAGCAGGGTCTGGAGGTCCTCGATTCGGCCGCGTCCGGCTTCCAGTTCGATCAGCAGTTTTTCGATCCAGCCGGTACCTTCGCGGCATGGCGTGCACTGGCCGCAGGATTCGTGATGGTAAAAATGCGCGACGGTGCGCAGCACGTCGACCATGCAGGTGCCGTCATGCATCACCATCACGCCCGCGGTGCCCATCAGCGAGCCAGCCGCGCGTACCGAGTCGAAATCCATGTTGACCTTAATCGCTTCTTCGGCGGTGAAGACCGGAAACGACGAGCCGCCAGGGATGACCGCCTTGAGCGCGCGCCCATCGAGGATTCCGCCGCCGACCTCGTAGATCAGGTCCTTCAAGGGAAAGCCCATCGGCAGCTCGTACAGACCCGGCCTGTTGACGTGGCCGGAGAGGCAGAAGAGCTTGTTGCCCGGGCTGGTTGCGGGGCCCATCGTTTTGTACCACTCGGCGCCGCGCGCGATGATGTGCGAGACGTTGGAGAGGGTCTCGATGTTGTTGACGACCGTGGGGCATCCGAACGCGCCCTGGATCGCCGGAAACGGGGGCCGGTTGCGCGGATAGGCGCGCTTGCCCTCGAGCGACTCGAGCAATCCCGTTTCCTCGCCGCAGATGTACGCGCCGGCCCCGCGATGGACCGTTATTTCGACGCCGAAGCCCGAGCCCATCACGTCCGCGCCGACGTAGCCGCGTGCGCGCGCCTCGGCGAGCGCCGTCTCGAAGATCTCTTTCTGGGTGAAGAACTCGCCGCGCATGTAAACGAAGCAGGTGTGCGCGCCGACCGCACGGCAGGCGATCAGGATGCCCTCGATTATTGCGTGCGGATCGTTTTCGAGTTCGTAGCGGTTGGCGAACGTGCCGGGTTCGCTCTCGTCGGCGTTGCAGCAGACATAG
This window of the Candidatus Binataceae bacterium genome carries:
- the nuoF gene encoding NADH-quinone oxidoreductase subunit NuoF; the protein is MERYLTRWLDIPDLRRIEVYEAHGGYAALRKALFEMTPEQIINEVKNSNLRGRGGAAFPTGVKWSFIPKDSKKPVYVCCNADESEPGTFANRYELENDPHAIIEGILIACRAVGAHTCFVYMRGEFFTQKEIFETALAEARARGYVGADVMGSGFGVEITVHRGAGAYICGEETGLLESLEGKRAYPRNRPPFPAIQGAFGCPTVVNNIETLSNVSHIIARGAEWYKTMGPATSPGNKLFCLSGHVNRPGLYELPMGFPLKDLIYEVGGGILDGRALKAVIPGGSSFPVFTAEEAIKVNMDFDSVRAAGSLMGTAGVMVMHDGTCMVDVLRTVAHFYHHESCGQCTPCREGTGWIEKLLIELEAGRGRIEDLQTLLSVATNMEGNTICVLADSLSMPVKSFLPKFRSEFEDHVRLGRCPFKESGAALSAVDGRAHAAATPPKPAIAHAD